The DNA sequence GCTCGCCGCGCTGGGCCGCTGAATAGCGCCTTGACCGCTTCCGTCCTAGGTGGTAAATGGGCTCGACGTTGTGAACGCCGTCACGAACTCGAGAGGAGGCAGCATGACGAGGCTCGGAAGGGTGTTGGCCATGGTGGCGGCGGTCACCGTGGTGACCGGCGCGGGCGTCGGCGGCGCCTTGGCCCAGGGCGAGTGGAAGGCCCCGGCATCGGCGAAGGCCATGAAGAACCCGGTCAAGGGTGTAGGAAGCGCCAAGAAGAACATCGACACGAACTGTGTGCCCTGTCACGGGCCAGGCGGCAAGGGCAACGGCCCGGCCGCGGCCGCGTTGCCGCCCCCCAAGCCCGCGGACTGGACGTCGCAGAAGGTCCAGAGCGAGGCCGACGGTGAGCTCTTCTGGAAGATCTCCAATGGCCGCGGAGCCATGCCGCCCTGGAAGCACCTGCCCGAGAAAGACCGCTGGGAGATCGTCAACTACATCCGGACGCTCAAGGGTAAGTAACCCACCGGCTCCGGCTGTCTGCCGCGCCCCGGGGCTGCCATCCTCACGGTCTGGCGGTTCCGGGGCGTTCGTTTGTCGGTGAGCGGTGACGGTTGCGGGGTGGCGGCTGGCCAGTATCGACCTCGGCACGAACACCGTGCGCCTGCTCGTCGTGGAAGCCGAACGGGCGGGAGCCTGGCGGGTGCTCGACCAGGACCAGACGGTCACCCGGCTCGGCGAGGGGCTGGCGAGCCGCGGATGCCTGGGCGGGGAGCCGATGGCGCGGACGCGCGCGGTGGTCTCCGCGTACCTGGCGCGCGCCCGACGCGCGGGCGCCGGAGACGTTCGCATCGTGGCGACCAGCGCCGTTCGCGAGGCGGCCAACGGGCCGGACTTCTGTGCCGCGCTCGAGGCGATCGGCGCGGCGGTCCAGGTCGTGAGCGGCGAGGATGAAGCACGGCTCACCCTGCTCGGAATCGTGCGGGGCCTCGGTTGGCCGGGCGGGCCGCTGCTGGCCTTCGACATCGGGGGCGGGAGCACCGAGTTCGTGCTGGCCGCCGACGGCCGCGTCGTGGCGTCGGCCAGCCTCCGGCTCGGCGTGGTCGGGCTGGCCGAGCAATACCAGTTTCCCCGCGCCGTGGACTGGCCACGCTACCGCGAGTTGGAGCAGCTCGTCCGTGGGCGCCTGGTCGCGGAGCTGCCGCCGGCCATCCGCCGGGCCGGGGCGCGCGAGCTCGTCGGTACCGCCGGGACCGTGACGGCGCTGGCCGCGCTCGACCTCGACCTCACTCGATACGATGCCGGCCGTGTTCACGGCCACCGGCTCCCGCGCGCCGTCGTGGAGCGGCTGCGGGACCGCCTGGGCGCCCTCACCGTCGAGGAGCGAGCCGCCTTGCCGTGCCTGGAGCCGGGGCGGGCCGACCTCATCGTCCCCGGGGTCGCCATCACGCTGACCGCGCTCGACGTGATCGGGGCCGACGCCGTCGTGGTCAGCGACTGGGGACTGCGGGAAGGCATTCTGGCCGAGGCCCTGGAGGGCCACCGATGAGCCTGCGCACGCTCTTGCTGGCGCTGGCGACCCGGCCGCGGATCGGCGACTGGATGGATCGACTGCCCGCCACGCGGCGCTTCGTCCGCCGCTTCGTCGCGGGCACGACGGCCGAAGAGGCGCTGGCCGTCGTGGCCGATCTGAACCGCCGCGGCCTGTGGGGCGCCGTCACCTGTCTGGGCGAGAACGTGCGGGCCACCGCCGACGCCGAGCATGCGGCGACCCGGTACGTAGACCTGCTGGCCGAAATCAAGCGTCGGGAGCTGGTCGCGCTGCCCTCGCTGAAGCTGACCCATCTCGGGCTCGACCTTGGCGAGGCGGTCTGTGTGGCGAACCTCACCCGCGTGCTGGAGCAGGGGCGAGCGACCGGCACTCGCGTGTGGATCGACATGGAGTCGTCGTCCTACACCGACCGTACGCTCGCCCTCTACGCCCGATTGCGCCCGCGATACGAAAACGCGGCCTGCGTCGTCCAGGCGTACCTGCGTCGCACGCCGAACGACGTCGAGCGTTTGATTCCGCTGGGCTCCACCATCCGGCTGTGCAAGGGCGCCTACCGCGAGCCGGCGGCGATCGCGTTTCCCGACCGGCGGGACGTCGACCGTGCCTTCGCGCACCTGACCGACCGCCTGCTCGCCCCCGACGCCCTGGCCCAGGGCGTGTACACGGGGTTCGCCACCCACGACGAGCGGCTCATCGCTCATGCCGAGGGCCTCGCCGGCGAGCGTGGCGTCGGCGCCGATCGCTTCGAGATCCAGATGCTGTACGGCATCCGTCCCGAGCTGGCCGGCGCCTTGCGCGCTCGCGGGCTGTCCGTGCGGGTGCTGGTGCCGTTCGGAGAGGACTGGTACGGGTACTTCATGCGGCGCCTGGCCGAGCGTCCCGCTAACCTCGTGTTTCTCCTGCGTAATCTCTGGCGCCGCTGACGGGCTGATTTGACACCACCGGCAGCCCCGAATATGCTGAGAGCCACTGTGATGGACGATGTCGCGGTCCTGGTGCTGAACACCACCTTCGAGCCGCTGCATTTCACGAACGCCCGCCGCGCGATCACGCTCTTGCTGGCCGGCAAGGCCGAAGCCGTGGAGGCGTCTCCCCGCGTCGTGCGCTCACCGTCCGTCATCTTCGCGCTGCCCGCCGTGATCCGGCTCGCCATCTACATCCGCAAGCCGTTCGTCGATCGGGTGGCCTTCAACAAGAAGAACATCCTGCGCCGCGATGGCTACACCTGCCAGTACTGCAACCGACGCGGCGAGCGCCTGACCGTGGACCACGTCCTGCCCCGCTCGCGAGGCGGCGAGACGTCGTGGACCAACGTGGTGGCGGCCTGCCTGCGCTGCAACCTCAAGAAGGGCAACCGCCTGCTGGAGGACGCCGGGATGCGGCTCCTGCGCGAGCCGGTGCATCCGAAGTTCGTGTTCTCCACCCACATGCTGAAGCACCCTCACGCGACTTCGCTGCTCGACTCCTGGCGCAAGTACCTGGTGGCCGTCTCGGCGCCGCTCTGAACAGGGCCCGGGCAGGGCTGTCGCCACGCCCGTGCCCCGCCGGAATCACCCGTGGCTACCGCTCGTTCGCGTGAGGAGAGTCGTGAACCCGGCCCCCTCTTCCGGCTGACCTCGGACTTTCCCCCGCGGGGGGACCAGCCCCAGGCCATCGCCCGGCTGACCGACTACCTGCGCGAAGGCCGCCGCCACGTCGCCCTGCGCGGGGTCACCGGCTCGGGGAAGACGTACACCATGGCCAACGTCATCGCCCGGATGGGCCGGCCCACGCTGGTGCTCTCGCCCAACAAGACGCTGGCCGCCCAGCTCTTCAGCGAGTTCAAGGCCTTTTTCCCCCACAATGCGGTGGAGTACTTCGTCTCCTATTACGACTACTATCAGCCGGAAGCCTACATTCCCCAGTCCGACACGTACATCGAGAAGGACGCGCTCATCAATGACGAGATCGACCGCATGCGCCACTCGGCCACGCGCTCGCTGATGGAACGCCGCGACGTGGTGGTGGTGGCCTCGGTGTCGTGCATCTACGGCATCGGCGCGCCCGAGACCTACCAGGAGATGCACGTGGGCCTGCGGACCGGCGAGCGGATGGACCGGGACGAGATCATCCGCCGCCTCATCGCCGTGCAGTACGAGCGCAACGACTATGATTTCCACCGGGGAACGTTCCGGGTGCGCGGCGACGTCGTCGAGATCTTCCCGGCCAACGAGGAGAGCCTGGCCTTGCGGGTCGAGCTGTTCGGCGACGTGGTGGACGCCATCCGCCAGATCGATCCCCTCCGGGGCGCCGTCACCCAGGAGCTCGACAGCGTCCGGATCTATCCGGCCAGCCACTACGTCACCCCGGCCGCCCAGCTGGAGCGGGCGCTCCAGACGATTCACGAAGAGCTGCAGGAGCGTCTGGGGTTTCTGCGGTCGCGTAACCGGCTGCTGGAGGCCCAGCGGCTGGAGCAGCGGACGCTCTTCGACATGGAGATGTTGCGGGAGCTCGGCTACTGCCACGGCATCGAGAACTATTCCCGGCACCTCACCGGGCGCCGGCCGGGGGAGCCGCCGCCGGTGCTCATCGAGTACCTGCCCACCGACGCGCTGGTCATCATCGACGAGAGCCACGTGGCCGTGCCCCAGCTGCGCGGGATGTACTACGGCGATCGGTCCCGCAAGGAAGCCCTCGTGGAGTACGGCTTCCGCCTGCCCTCGGCCTTCGACAACCGACCCCTCACGTTCGAGGAGTTCACCCGACTCACCGGTCAGACGGTCTACGTGTCGGCGACGCCCGGCCCTTACGAGCTCGAGATGGCCGGGGGGGCCGTGGGGGAGCAGGTGATCCGGCCCACCGGCCTGATGGATCCCGGGATCACCGTGCGACCGGCAACCTCCCAGGTGGACGATCTCCTTCACGAGGTCCGGGTCCGGGCCGAACGGGAGGAACGGGTCCTGGTGACCACGCTGACCAAGCGCATGGCCGAGGACCTCACCGAGTACTACCAGCAGGCCGGGTTGCGTGTTCGTTACCTGCACTCCGACATCGACACGCTCGACCGCGTGGCCGTCATCCGCGACCTCCGCCTGGGCAAGTTCGACTGCCTCATCGGAATCAACCTGCTGCGCGAAGGCCTCGACATCCCCGAAGTCTCGCTGGTGGCCATTCTCGACGCCGACAAGGAAGGGTATCTGCGCTCGGGCACCTCGCTGATCCAGACGGCCGGCCGGGCCGCCCGGAACGTCAACGGCGAGGTCATCATGTACGCCGACCACATCACCGAGTCGATGGCGGCCACCATCCAGGAGACCGAGCGGCGGCGGGCCTTGCAGGCCGAGTACAACGCCGCCCACGGCATCACCCCCGAGTCGATCCGGAGCTCCATCCGGGAGCTCCTGCAGACGGTCTACGAGCGCGACTACTACACCGTCGAGGTCGCGGCGCCCGCCGAGGAGCGTTTCGCCACGCCGGCCGAGCTGGCCCAGCGCATCGCCGAGATGGAGACCCGGATGCGCGAAGCCGCCCGCCGGCTGGACTTCGAGCAGGCCGCCGAGCTGCGCGACCGTGTCCGCGCCCTGAAGAAGCTGCAGACTGCTTGAACAGGGCACGGGCACCCGGGCTATCGCCCGCCCGTGCCCCGCCGGAATCACCGCTGGCGGACGATCACCGGCGTGATGAGAGTTGCTGACATCGGTGCCGCTCTACCCTCGCCGGGGCCCCTTCCAGTACATACCGCCCGTGCCCGGTACAATAGCCCTGTGGCGCTCGAGGAGAAGCTGGCCGGGCTGCCCGATCGGCCCGGGGTTTACTTGTACCGGGACGTCAAGGGACAGGTGCTCTACGTCGGCAAGGCGGCCTCGCTGCGGAGCCGCGTCCGTTCGTACTTCCACGAAGCCCGGCCTCGCGACGCCAAGACCGACGCCCTGGTGCGTCACATCCACGACCTCGAGTACATCGTCACCGACAACGAGCTGGAAGCGCTGATGCTCGAGGCCAATCTGGTGCGCAAGCACCGGCCCCGCTACAACATCATCCTGCGGGACGACAAGCACTATCCGTTCCTCAAGCTGACCACCAACGAGGAGTTCCCCCGGCTCGTGGTCGCTCGTCGCGTCGCCAACGACGGCGCCCAGTACTACGGCCCCTTCTATCCGGCGACCGCGATGCGGGAGACCCTGCGGCTGGTCCGCCAGCTCTTCCCCCTGCGCACCTGCGCGATCAAGATCGACGGGCGGCTGGAACGGCCCTGCGTGCAGTACTATATCCAGCGCTGCAACGCGCCCTGCACCGGCTGGGAGACGCGGGAAGGGTACGCGCGCACGGTGCGCGCCGTACAGGACTTCCTCGAGGGCAAGGAGGATGACTTGGCCGTCCGCCTGACCCGGGAGATGGAGGCGGCGGCCGTCGAGGAGAAGTTCGAGCGTGCCGGCGTGCTCCGCGACCAGATCCAGGCGCTCAACAAGGTTCGGGAGCGCCAGAAGATCATCTCGACCGAGCCGGTGGACCAGGATGTGATCGGGGTGGTCCGGCAAGGCCAGGATGCCTGCCTCGAGGTGTTCTTCGTGCGCAAGGGACGCCTGATGGGCCAGGAGGCGTTCTTCGTCGACCGGGTGGCGGGGTGGAGCGACGGCGAGATCCTCTCGGCGTTCCTGCGGCAGTTCTACGGCAAGCAGGTGACGCCGGCGCCCGAGCTCCTGCTCTCGGAGGCGGTGCCCGAGCCCGATCTGCTCGGGCAGTGGCTGAGCGGGTTGGCCCGCCGTCGCGTGCAGCTGGTGGTGCCCCAGCGCGGGGCCCGGCGCGAGTTCGTGGCCATGGCCGAGGCCAACGCGGCCATCGCGCTGCAGAACCATCTGCTCTCGAGAGAGAACCGGCAGCAGCTCGTGCTCGAGGAGCTGCAGCGGGCCCTGAATCTTCCGGGGCTGCCCAACCGGATCGAGGGCTACGACATCTCCTCCATCCACGGCGCCGAGCAGGTGGGGGCGATGGTGGTGTGGGAG is a window from the Candidatus Methylomirabilota bacterium genome containing:
- the uvrC gene encoding excinuclease ABC subunit UvrC, with protein sequence MALEEKLAGLPDRPGVYLYRDVKGQVLYVGKAASLRSRVRSYFHEARPRDAKTDALVRHIHDLEYIVTDNELEALMLEANLVRKHRPRYNIILRDDKHYPFLKLTTNEEFPRLVVARRVANDGAQYYGPFYPATAMRETLRLVRQLFPLRTCAIKIDGRLERPCVQYYIQRCNAPCTGWETREGYARTVRAVQDFLEGKEDDLAVRLTREMEAAAVEEKFERAGVLRDQIQALNKVRERQKIISTEPVDQDVIGVVRQGQDACLEVFFVRKGRLMGQEAFFVDRVAGWSDGEILSAFLRQFYGKQVTPAPELLLSEAVPEPDLLGQWLSGLARRRVQLVVPQRGARREFVAMAEANAAIALQNHLLSRENRQQLVLEELQRALNLPGLPNRIEGYDISSIHGAEQVGAMVVWENGGLKKDDYKRFRIKTVAGADDFASLAEMLRRRYARSLEQGDPLPDLVLIDGGRGQLNVGLAVLQELGLDWIPVVALAKQREEVYRNEALEPLVLDPTSPALHTLQKIRDEAHRFAVTYHKTLRTRRTIQSVLDAIPGVGPTIRTSLLKTLGSARRVREASVAELAAVPKVTPKLAQRIYDHFHGVAASAGVAGEPGKLRQDYTVERQPGSRGGEDE
- a CDS encoding Ppx/GppA phosphatase family protein gives rise to the protein MTVAGWRLASIDLGTNTVRLLVVEAERAGAWRVLDQDQTVTRLGEGLASRGCLGGEPMARTRAVVSAYLARARRAGAGDVRIVATSAVREAANGPDFCAALEAIGAAVQVVSGEDEARLTLLGIVRGLGWPGGPLLAFDIGGGSTEFVLAADGRVVASASLRLGVVGLAEQYQFPRAVDWPRYRELEQLVRGRLVAELPPAIRRAGARELVGTAGTVTALAALDLDLTRYDAGRVHGHRLPRAVVERLRDRLGALTVEERAALPCLEPGRADLIVPGVAITLTALDVIGADAVVVSDWGLREGILAEALEGHR
- a CDS encoding cytochrome c; this encodes MTRLGRVLAMVAAVTVVTGAGVGGALAQGEWKAPASAKAMKNPVKGVGSAKKNIDTNCVPCHGPGGKGNGPAAAALPPPKPADWTSQKVQSEADGELFWKISNGRGAMPPWKHLPEKDRWEIVNYIRTLKGK
- a CDS encoding proline dehydrogenase family protein — translated: MSLRTLLLALATRPRIGDWMDRLPATRRFVRRFVAGTTAEEALAVVADLNRRGLWGAVTCLGENVRATADAEHAATRYVDLLAEIKRRELVALPSLKLTHLGLDLGEAVCVANLTRVLEQGRATGTRVWIDMESSSYTDRTLALYARLRPRYENAACVVQAYLRRTPNDVERLIPLGSTIRLCKGAYREPAAIAFPDRRDVDRAFAHLTDRLLAPDALAQGVYTGFATHDERLIAHAEGLAGERGVGADRFEIQMLYGIRPELAGALRARGLSVRVLVPFGEDWYGYFMRRLAERPANLVFLLRNLWRR
- the uvrB gene encoding excinuclease ABC subunit UvrB; amino-acid sequence: MATARSREESREPGPLFRLTSDFPPRGDQPQAIARLTDYLREGRRHVALRGVTGSGKTYTMANVIARMGRPTLVLSPNKTLAAQLFSEFKAFFPHNAVEYFVSYYDYYQPEAYIPQSDTYIEKDALINDEIDRMRHSATRSLMERRDVVVVASVSCIYGIGAPETYQEMHVGLRTGERMDRDEIIRRLIAVQYERNDYDFHRGTFRVRGDVVEIFPANEESLALRVELFGDVVDAIRQIDPLRGAVTQELDSVRIYPASHYVTPAAQLERALQTIHEELQERLGFLRSRNRLLEAQRLEQRTLFDMEMLRELGYCHGIENYSRHLTGRRPGEPPPVLIEYLPTDALVIIDESHVAVPQLRGMYYGDRSRKEALVEYGFRLPSAFDNRPLTFEEFTRLTGQTVYVSATPGPYELEMAGGAVGEQVIRPTGLMDPGITVRPATSQVDDLLHEVRVRAEREERVLVTTLTKRMAEDLTEYYQQAGLRVRYLHSDIDTLDRVAVIRDLRLGKFDCLIGINLLREGLDIPEVSLVAILDADKEGYLRSGTSLIQTAGRAARNVNGEVIMYADHITESMAATIQETERRRALQAEYNAAHGITPESIRSSIRELLQTVYERDYYTVEVAAPAEERFATPAELAQRIAEMETRMREAARRLDFEQAAELRDRVRALKKLQTA
- a CDS encoding HNH endonuclease; its protein translation is MLRATVMDDVAVLVLNTTFEPLHFTNARRAITLLLAGKAEAVEASPRVVRSPSVIFALPAVIRLAIYIRKPFVDRVAFNKKNILRRDGYTCQYCNRRGERLTVDHVLPRSRGGETSWTNVVAACLRCNLKKGNRLLEDAGMRLLREPVHPKFVFSTHMLKHPHATSLLDSWRKYLVAVSAPL